From Rhododendron vialii isolate Sample 1 chromosome 7a, ASM3025357v1:
ATGTGTTGGTTGCTTTCTTTGGTGATAGTAGTTATGGGTGGTTTGACCTGGCTGAGCTCGTCCCATTTGATTCTAATTACGCTGAGAAGTCGAGGCAGACGAATATGAGAACTTTCGTGAAGGCTGTTGAAGAGGCAGTTGATGAGGCAAGCAGGAGGTGCGCTCTGGCGTTGGCTTGCCGTTGCAGAAACCCATATAATTTTCGACCTGGTGACGTTCAAGGCTACTTTGCGGTTGATTTGGGTGACAATGAACCTGCAGGGGTTTACTCCATGACCCAGATTAGGAAGTCGAGAGAGAGTTTCCGGCCAAGAGATGTTATTGCTTTTGCGAAGCAGTTGGCGTTGACCCCTAGAGGTGATGGGCATGGTAGTATTGAATTAATCAAGAATAAGGCTACTATTATGGCTTATCGGAAAGCAGTGTTTGAGGAGTTCGATGAGACCTATGCTCAAGCATTTGGGACGCAGCCAGAGCGCCCGAATCGTGAACCATTGCAAGCAGTCACTCAACCTGCTAGAGGTATTGTACTGAGTAATTTTCTCTGTGTTTTGGTGGTTGCTTTTTTATTCTTACTGTCCTGAATTTTTTAATGCCACGTTACATTCTGATTGATTAGAATGAGTTCTATCATGTCATATGCTAATTGATCCGATGGAACTAAGGCATCTAAAAAGTTATTCTCCCGTAGTAGTAAATGAGGACATCACTTGTGCTTGTAGCATTCCCAGTAATGATTTTGAGGTGATTGTGCAAGTGTTTTATGTTATATGACATGTCTTTTCTATGGTTTTTTTACTTCGTTAATGCTCTCTCTAGTGACTTAATTATCTGCCATCGTCAGGTATTATTGTAgtcaatttatttaatttccGAATGAAGTAATAAATGGAAAGTCAAAGGGTTTTTCGAGTTTAAAGTGATTGAAtccttttggtttgttttattgcccttcaaaaattgaattaaaaGGAAGAAAGTGATGTTCAAGTAGGGGACTTTTCTCCCGTTGCTCTTAAGTTACTCCATTTTCTACATTTTTCTTGTCCATGAAAAATGTTTTCTGGTTTCTTCAATGTCATCATGCCACCGTTGATTTTGCTTCTCTGGAATGTCAACATGCCAAACACTGGAAAATCGAGAAAATGTTTCCTCAAAGGATTTTAGCCAAAACAAATGGAGTGCTAGTTAAAGTTCTTATTACAGCGTAAAGTAGTCTattggtacttttttttttcatgtgcaTTCACGTTTATTTATAAGATGCATTTCAACTCTCGAGGGAACTGAAATAAATGGTGATTATAAGTGAAATAACCATAATGAGTGAAGAAACAAGCATAATTGATATGCATTTGTTTCAGTCTGATTTTTTTCTATAAGTTTGTCAAATTGATTTTGGAGGTGTTAGGGATTCGGATAGGTTTAAAAGAGATCCTCCTTTAGTTCAGTTGTACTATGGGAATTTGAACTTTCACTTCTCTTATAATGATTGCGAACAGTTGAAGTGGTTTCATGTCTACCATAATTATACTATCAAGTGTTGCATTCATTCCTTGCTTTTTTAAGGACATAGGAGTAAATGTTTAGCGTGTCCTGGGTTGTGTGtcacatgtttgttttggagaCAATTTTAACAAGGAAAAATTTCAGTAAATTTATCACGATGTACTGTAAGAGTTTCTTAGTATTGTGCATTACAAGATAATAGTTGTGATGGTGGTATCTTATGCATTCTTGAGTTGCATTCTGTTTGCTTTTGATCTTATCCTTGTAGTTGGTCAAGCTCCGAGTTTGCTGACTTCCTCTGTTCTGTCAGTTCATGTTCTTGAACTATCTAAGGCTTTTATTGATTACGCTCGGTGGCTCACAGAGGAAGTTCAATATTAAGTTAGTAGTGCGTGCGTTTGAATTGGAACCAACGCAACATCCGTAAATGTGCTAAGAAAAGTTGCATTGCAATTAGTTGTTATTGTGGTCATTTAATTAGGTACCTGTCTTTAGCTTGATTTAATTGGGTGATTCCAAAATCATGAGCTAATCCTTATTTGGAATTTGTCTTCTTGCAATATATGTACATCGATTACCTTCTTAATCTGGCTATGATATAAATCCTGTTGTCAGACATTTTGAAGTTTTTGCTTATTGCCGACAGATCCATGGAGCTCTGTTATTTTGGTTGCTTGGTTGGAAGTACTTTTGGGGTTTGGTTTCTTAGTAGTTTTGAGGGTCAAAGTTGTGAGCAGTGTGATATCTAATTATATCTGTTATGGACTGTTTCCAGTGTACTGTAGAACAAGTGCACTGTAGCTTTTATTGATCCAAGATAAGATTTGTAACTTTGGAGAAATTTTATGACATCATCTGAAAACATTTTACTCTGTTTAGTTGCTTAGatcttttagtttttggaaaTGAAGTGCAAATTCGGTCGCAGCTAGGGCAAAATAAGAAATGCATGTACAATCCCCACTGGAACAAACACCAGATTTCTTTCCCTCCACCATTTCTATGTCCTAAGGAATTCTGTATGGCATTCATTTATCTCAGGGCAAACAAATGAGCACTTAAGTTGTGAGTTATGGGTGGAAGTCCCCTTTAACTCTCAACCCCAGAGCAGAGGTATGTGCACTGGGGACTGGCTTATATCGGTGAAGTGGACATGAAAGGATACAATTTCCCTTTACTAAGGCCGTCAGTATCATTAAGAGTGGAGCTGAACCAGATCTTTGTTGCTTCTATTATCTGGTTTGCTTGTGCTTCCTTATTGGGAGAGAAGtggaacatttaaaaaaaaaaaacatctggGGCACTGTTCATCGTCCTTGATCTAGCTTCTAACTTTTGAATGGTCAAATACATGACATATGACCAATATTTTTCCCCCTGCTCCTTGTAGCCAAATTTGGTTGTTATGCTTGTAACGCTTGTTACTTAAAATTGCCATTGCTTCTCTAGCTAATCAGGCTCTCTCATACATGTggttcttttttaaattttcattatAGATTGATTTGAAGAACATCACATCAGTACAATTATTGGGGGAGGGGCTCAAATCTTCCACAGGATGAGCAGCGCACAAATAGCCGGACCACTGGGCTAGGAGCTTGCTCTGTTTTGTGTCTCTGTACTGAACTTGTGTTTCAAATTAAACATGTTGCTCCTCTCTCCAGGATGTTGGTAGCATAATCTTAAGTAGAACCCTTAATCCTCCCGAGCCCAAGTTTCTTGAGCTTCACTTCTTGCTGTGCGAAATAATTCATCGATAAGACTGGTTTTCTTGTCTTAAATCCAACTTGCATCATGTTCATTTACTTTTGGGGGAAGGGGGAACTTGCATTATGTATTCTTTTGGGATGTAAATCACCTAATTCATGAAACATTTCCTAATCGGATGTATTGGTTGTCTTCGGAATTGTGGCAGCTCCCTTGAGTGGCCCAATGGTGTTTGCAGAAGTTATGGGTAAGAAGAAGAACTCTACAAAGCATAACAAAGCAAAGGACCAACCAGACAACGATAGATACCTTTTTAAGCGGAGGGATGAGCCAAACGAGTTGAAAATTCCACAAACAGGGCAAAAAACTTCCTCTTTGGGGCCGTCTCTTGTAGATGCGCCTCTAGAATTAGCAACCGGGGATTATGTGTTGCAAAAGCGAGCTCCAGCACTCTCTCCAAAGCAGCAGATCCCAGCGAAACATGAGCAGATGTTCACGACAGAAATGAACAGCCCTTCAACCTCAGGTCGAGTTACAACTATAGAGGACAAGCCAGTCACTCCCAGATTTACTGTGATTGACCACACCAGTCCTCTCTTAGAACCTAACTCATCTAAATCAGTTGATGGCTTTCAGCAACCTCCAAATTTTGCAGCTAAAGTTGAGCAAACACATGGACTTGATGTCAAGTTTCAGGGTCAAGATTCAAGATTTCGCACGGAAACTGGGGGAAAGAAGACCAAGCTTGTTAAACGTCCTGCAGGGGAATCTGTTGCTGAGAAATCTTCCTtgggggagaagagagagaagagaaagaaggaaTTGGGCATGGAAATGAGTATGCAGAAAAAGGCTTTCACTGGAAATGCTCGTCCGCCTCCTAGGGAGGATATTCGAATAGAGCATCAAAAGAAGGATAATGGAGGTAGTTCATTGTTTCGTGATTCCCTTGGACCGCTGCCAGGAACAATTGGTTTGGGGAAACTTGAGCTTAAGCTTCCACAATTGCTGGATGGTTTGCAAGTTCTTGCCCTGAATCCCTTCTGCGGTATGGAAAGCAATAGTCCGGCGATTATTCGGCAAGCTTTTTTGAACTTCCGGTCCCTTGTTTACCAGAAAAGCTTGGCCATGTCATCCTCATATGAGATGCAGTCACATGAAGTTCCTCCCCCTGAGAATGTCAAAGATCTTCCAACTGCAAAACCACAAAAACCTCTAGTGAGGCCAGCTGATACGACAAAAGGTGGCCATAAAAGGGTCCCATCCGATCGTCTGGAAGAAATGAGTGCAAAGAGGGTGAAGAAGATTAATGACATAAAGTCTCTGGCTATTGAGAAAAAGGCTACTGAAAGAAATCTAGAATCCCGAAGAGATGCTAAAGAAACAATGGATTCAAGACGAGCAAAATGGTTCAAACCAGACCCTATGAAGAAAAAGGAGTCATTAGCCAAGGTGCGTGAACCGACTATATTAGTGATGAAGTTCCCTCCCAACACAACGCTCCCAGCTGGATTTGAGCTGAAGGCTAGGCTGGCTCGCTTTGGACCATTGGACCATTCTCGCACCCGTATTTTGTGGAAATCGTCacaagtacatgtagtctttatTCACAGAGCTGATGCTGAGGCAGCACACAGGCATCTTATGGGACGTAATACGTTATTTGGCAATTTGGATATGAGATGCAGCATCCGGCCTTTGGAAGCGACAGCACCTGAATCAGAAACCAAGGTCCAGAGAGAAGACGGTCCCATAGAAACCCCGCACTTGAGGGACTCTAGAGCGGAACAACGGCCGACATCAGCCATGCTGCTGAAGTCGTGTCTGAAGAAACAGGTGGGTGATGAGGCAGCAGCGGTTGCAGCAAGTGGGAGCAATGGTGTTGGTGGCAGAGGGGCCCCGCGTGTTAAATTCGTGCTGGGTGTGGCAGAAGGTAGTAGCGGGGGAGAAGAAATGATGGCAAGCAATAACCACTTCAATAGTAATGAGGCGGCGGCAACAGGTGGCGGTAGAGTGTTCCCACGTGTAAAATTCATGTCGGGTGGGGGAGAAAATTTGATGGATACTAGTAAGAACATCTTGAACAATTCTAGTTTTGCTGATGGTGCATCTTCTAATTCTCACGGAATGGATTTTAGTAGTCAGAATTTTCAGAAGGGCAATTTGccgcctcttcttcctcttcctcctcaatTCCAAAATGCCCCAACTAATTTGCGTTACGCCGAAACAACCCTTAGAACAACTACTCACAATTTAAACGCCAGGCCGAGCTTGAATTACGTTGACATTGCACCCGAGATGCTTAGCCTTCTTGCAAAGTGCAACGACGTTGTGACCAACTTAGTGTGCAATCTGGGCTTTTTGCCTTACCATCCCCTCTGATGTGGTATTTTGTTTGGGGCTGAGGCCCAAATTGGACCGACGGGAAAGATCGAATTCGGGGTGGTTATCTCGTGCTGGTAGTTTCATGGCATCTCTGCTAGGGGAGACTCTGTAACTGCAAATCGAAAGCCATGGCGTGGTGGTCCCGTTGTGTTAATTgggtaattttttgtttttttggtatgaACGATCTGTTTCTGAACACCATGTACACGGATAGAGGGGTACTCCAAATGTAATGGTGATAGTGAAAATGGTCCTCTTTATTTAATCTTTTGAGGgctttttagtaatttttagTTTAGACCTGTGTGTTTGGTAGGCTTGTTTGATTTAGTTACATGACAAAAATGTCTGTTGTGCTGTGGTTAAGATTATGCTTCCTAGATTCATTTTGATTTCTATGAATTACATGTAGCGTTTAGTTGCGTATGCTCACAGCAATGGTTTGTGGGCTCTTTCATGTGTGATTGTGATGAAAACAAGTATATTATAAGAATGTGTTATCACATACAGAAGTTCAagggattaattttttttttttttgaacataagGAATTTATAttggaaatgaaaaaatagggtgGTGGAATGGCATATTAGATTAGGAAATTAATTGACTACGGAAAGAAAGATGATTCATTGTATGATATGGTTCGGACCGGTTTTGAATCAGAACTATTAACGAAAATCCACGTAAATCCAAAGGGCAAACCATTTAATATGGTTTTGACTAGACTCGCGATTCAACGGTTATTTTATTCACCCCTAATCTTTCCTGCATTGGCATTGCATGGTGAAAACAATATTTTTGGGCCAACGTAGGTAAATTCCACTCAAAACACTatgaccatgttcgttttgggactCAAGTCTCGACCTTTTTTCACGGCGCATGGcccctaataaattttcttacaattattatttttattaaaaaattggtgggaggttcactatagcatgtttgtaacctactaagtccacttctaaatttcataacccctctagtccactaatataattatataatctaataactccaatttattttAAAGGACATTTTTCAAGACCAAAAAACCCTCCTATATatcatatagagagagaaaccctagatcAAAGAACAGATCTGAGCCTTCCCCCCGCTCCTCCCCTCCCATGGTGAACCGTCCGCCTCCAAGATTATTATCAGGCCGAGGACGGTGCCGGAATATAATTTATAcgatttgtttgattttttgttgtttgtggcTGGCTTTCCACATCCCGTTTGTTTCCTGGATTTGTCATGAATTGACTTTCCCCCTTTATATATTCCAAACCTTTTGCTTGCCAGGCCAGGATTCCCATTCGTCTTTGCATATAGGTATATATTTGGAGTATAAATTTGTTATTGCTGCTTCAAATTTGgtttagtttttaattttcaaagttatctcctttttctattttgatgcTCTGTGTTGTCTTTGACTGATTTTGTgaaatcaattttgtgttttttgtttgttcggAGTTCATTAAATCTCGTGAACTGGTTATTTGGATTTAGTTATCTAACATatggtatctctctctctactgatTTTGAAAGATCAGATTTTTTGTTATAATATATTTAGACATTCAATATACTTTTGAAGATTCTTTGCAGCTGTGATTTGTCTTGGTTGTGTAACTCTGTTTCCTGATCTGGAAATTTTATGAATCTATGTACGACATCACCGATTCACAGGGCAGCGAAGGGAGAACATACGCGAAGTCATGGAGAAGAGTCATTCACCCAAACCTCGGAATCAATAATATCATCTTATACATGTAATACCTGTTCCTCATAGTAGTACTGGTTGTTCTGTATCTTGATCTCTTTGATATTTAAAGTTATAGTCTATTTCTTGCACTAATATTTGATATAACGTTATTTCGATGTTTCATAAATGTGCTTTAAAGTTGGTTTGTCTATCGTATTAAGAAGGTTGATCtggttttttgtttagtttattggagagaaatttggagtagtaaaataaaaaatataatattataagaAGGTTGATCCGGTCTTTTGTTTATCCCGCGTCCGGTTATCATTAGATTTGgaggtttttgaataaatacataaggttatatgtgtgcttttcctagggttagaggtctgaagttttttgaataaatatataaggttatatttgtgtttttcatcaatcacttattgatttggtccgcgcagcggcctctccGACTTGCTTCTAatatatttggagttttttgaataaatatataaggttatatgtgtgtgttttctAGGATTAGACATATAAGGTTGGAAcaagttgtgttttttgaacaaatatataaggttatatgtgtgcttttcgtgtcacaaaaaaaaaattatttttgtgtgtttttgttgttatttaatgtcattttttaaaaacattctcagttagagagagatataataatatataacgttatattgttatatataacattctagattagaaatattccatgttatttaataaagagaacatataacgttatatatgaccTTTTGTACCGTGtaatgttatatatgagcttctgTCATATATAACGGTATATGCTCTATTGTCGATCATTTATTGAATCGATCCACGTAGCGGCCTCTCCAACTTATACatgaaaatatgtgatttgaagCTCGGTTAgcgatgtggtttggttataaattattttctctactgagacatatatgttatatgtgaTAATTTGTAATTGGTACCTAATTTTGTCCTGTAAAACTCTAAAACAAAGAAACTAATAACATTATATATtctcttattgaattggtccacgcACCGGCCTCTCAAAaacacatatggatatatccatacatgattatatatggttatatgagaatatttgtgaccatatatatatacatatgagcttgtattgacataaaaaaaattatttcaatttgtGTAGAGGACATATAACgttgtatatgagattttgtcctgtaaaactaaaaaaaaagaggaactaataatattatatgttctcttattgaatAGGTCCGCGCAGAGGCCTCTCAAAAgcacatatggatatatccatatatgattatatatggttatattaGAAAATTTGTgaccgtgtgtgtgtgtgtgtgtgtgtgtatatatatcagtcttaaatgagggagtccttattttagttaaaatgcggacctcctcatttctcccattttccgatcgaatttcgatgatccgaaccgctcaatgtgttcagaacgtgattttaagggtacccgcgagaaatcggcaaaaaaaatgaccgggaagggcttcattcgagcattttttgtttgaaccgttcgataaaaaacaaataaaaactgctcggatgaagcccttcccgatcattttttttgctgatttctcgcgggtactcttaaaatcacgttctgaacacattgagcggctcaaatcatcgaaattcaatcgggaaaaggaggtccgcattttattaaaatgaggtggtccttatgGGAGacggactctgtgtgtgtgtgtctatatatatatatatgagcttgtattgacataaaaaaaattatttcaattttgcATGGAGGACATAGAACgttgtatatgagattttgtcatataaaactcaaaaaaaagaaagaaagaggaactAATAACGTTATAAGCGGCCTCTCAAAAGCACATATGaatatatccatatattatcAGTAACAAGTTGAAGAGGCCGCTATGCGGACTAATTCAATAAGTGATAGACAACgaaacatataacgttatatgtgaacttctgtcatgtgtaatatgtgtttttcttggggttagacatataatattatatctcgtttttgagatatattaatattgtttatgttattttgaatatgtatatatgtagatatagagGTTATGAAAATGCTATTCGAAGgtagaaaatcacaaattttgatgGATTCGATGAAGATTTTGATGAAGAAACGGTGAAAAAATGAAACTTGACCCCCCCCTGTGGCctcatcaacattcaacttggGATTCAAGGCGCGACTGAAAATAAGGATAATGGTGGCATGATATgtaacatataatgttattttttgagatatataatattgttggaGAGATATGACGTTGTTttgagaacatataattttatgtCATGTTTTGTAAGACTTAGAGCTAAAGAAACtcagatataatgttatatattctatttttttgtgagatttagaactacagaagctcgcatataatgttatatgttttgttctatttttttgtgagattcagaattgcagaagctcaaatataatgttatatgttctatttttttagctatatttagatattcaaaaactcacatataatattatatattttgtttggaccatcatataacgttaaagactaaaaacaagaaaaatcaaaaggaaatgttgcatgttagaaaatttttgccacatataatgttgtatgttaggaaatttttatcactcatataacgtcaaaaaaatcaatacaagaaaaataggaaaaaacaaaaagaaaaatttgtcacatatataacgttaaatgttaagtgtagcagattcaataaaaaaatcgagaaaaatgaaaaaatacgtattttgttacacatataacgttatatgtggcgtgatggCAGCGGCGGCagcttgattgcaacaaaaacaaaaaaaagcttgattgcaacaaaacaaaaaaaaaaatgaaaaatatatattttcgtgttagccaaacaaagccATTATTTTTTAGGTGGGTTacttttgtcattaaaattattagtggacttagtgggtgatacgcacctaagattgcttgatcgtggtgcttaagtccgttagttagaagtgtttttagcttttaattgtcgtttttattcaatattgctcgtaaggtagtttgttaagtgtttcaggcaaaacgcccttaaaaggcgtattttgagcGCAAAGCaaacccccaagttaattcaagaatcatcgcccggtggaactggtgccaaagtgaccaaagaacgaggGCGAGAAGCATCGagcaagccaacggtcgtcgggtgtcaagactgggaggctggcttgaagaaccagagataagctccccgtatcgatacggatttttgaccgtatcgatacgcgttggttatctttccaagcagagagtcccgtatcgatacaggcataatctgtatcgatatgggattgttacgggagattggccttttcagcttaacgatgtggtatcgatactttgcttaatctgtatcgatacggagagctttcgaccagatattttgctactttttgggcttttcatttatggaatacttgccttttatagtatgtttttagatatttgaggagagagaaatctattgtgtataaataggggtctcctctctcccttttGTATCTAGTTAATTATTAGCtttaatttttcctccattaatgttctttcaagcttttctagtgtaatctcttagaactcaagtaagtaattctcgtttgttaatttctcgtttattaaagttgttcctacggactagatcctttataatatcaagtttgttttcgtttttatcggttaaaagtcatgtctcatttttatgctttctttcatgctttagctatgtgtgagtagttgataggccaagtctcggggtaatctttcccgagtacttagatagttatttggttctcaaaccttcgggcttaaaatcatgattttcgaaatttcattaacctagccattttggtctaagcgagaggtgttaactccttagtatgtcgtttagtcaagcggtcttggtaagtggcatattgagggctcgtggcctcctacgtgttagatacattagcaaaaaataggttgatttaattccggttaatcacatctttcgataaacatagtcttttaaagctaaattctccgggcgtgagcatgcggtcgtgactctcgcctgagttatattgagaaccggtaacatcctttgtcaagggttagacgatccctagacttgcctccttttagtttattaagcgttatcctagttttttgccttggcaattttcatcgtttcaaagcaaaacccagttggccgtcttaaacgccacaatccaccttacaaaacctacaatccgagtaagctatattcgaattctctatgggtacgatcccggactttcggatattatgctaccgacgacctagccctacgcttggagtttttctcaaccttatatttgaaggcgagatttgaaggcgaagcatttttggcgacGTTGCCGGGATTTCTTTTATAGCCTATTTGGAggatcgacaaaccattgtaagtactccgtttatttttcctttgtgtacTTTGAGCTCggcttagcggatacctctaactgagccaccaattcgacttgaggtttaacgaagctagtCGAGCATCAACTGCCTTTCTGCTTACTATTTATTACTGCATCTATAGccgtggtggtggcataaccccacgagACTGTTTGTGaacgaggcg
This genomic window contains:
- the LOC131332268 gene encoding PWWP domain-containing protein 1-like, with amino-acid sequence MVSVMNGNDFARKPDAIEAVAQSKATVSDDVNGIENTRLSEDTRVSGTKSVNTVGSEEVRVSPELVNRAPDGFFEGRVSVRGVSSMENGRCEETRVAEEMKDGDGDMVSGMRSSEVETHSVNDNGFSALESETEQWNGGGRVSESGVGKGFVEAGKPCVSEYDALISMFDEYAANDKGKAVGSAGDSSSVGYGYEIGDMVWGRVKSHPWWPGHMYDEAFAMPSVRQTKREGHVLVAFFGDSSYGWFDLAELVPFDSNYAEKSRQTNMRTFVKAVEEAVDEASRRCALALACRCRNPYNFRPGDVQGYFAVDLGDNEPAGVYSMTQIRKSRESFRPRDVIAFAKQLALTPRGDGHGSIELIKNKATIMAYRKAVFEEFDETYAQAFGTQPERPNREPLQAVTQPARAPLSGPMVFAEVMGKKKNSTKHNKAKDQPDNDRYLFKRRDEPNELKIPQTGQKTSSLGPSLVDAPLELATGDYVLQKRAPALSPKQQIPAKHEQMFTTEMNSPSTSGRVTTIEDKPVTPRFTVIDHTSPLLEPNSSKSVDGFQQPPNFAAKVEQTHGLDVKFQGQDSRFRTETGGKKTKLVKRPAGESVAEKSSLGEKREKRKKELGMEMSMQKKAFTGNARPPPREDIRIEHQKKDNGGSSLFRDSLGPLPGTIGLGKLELKLPQLLDGLQVLALNPFCGMESNSPAIIRQAFLNFRSLVYQKSLAMSSSYEMQSHEVPPPENVKDLPTAKPQKPLVRPADTTKGGHKRVPSDRLEEMSAKRVKKINDIKSLAIEKKATERNLESRRDAKETMDSRRAKWFKPDPMKKKESLAKVREPTILVMKFPPNTTLPAGFELKARLARFGPLDHSRTRILWKSSQVHVVFIHRADAEAAHRHLMGRNTLFGNLDMRCSIRPLEATAPESETKVQREDGPIETPHLRDSRAEQRPTSAMLLKSCLKKQVGDEAAAVAASGSNGVGGRGAPRVKFVLGVAEGSSGGEEMMASNNHFNSNEAAATGGGRVFPRVKFMSGGGENLMDTSKNILNNSSFADGASSNSHGMDFSSQNFQKGNLPPLLPLPPQFQNAPTNLRYAETTLRTTTHNLNARPSLNYVDIAPEMLSLLAKCNDVVTNLVCNLGFLPYHPL